The following proteins are co-located in the Aquarana catesbeiana isolate 2022-GZ linkage group LG02, ASM4218655v1, whole genome shotgun sequence genome:
- the ATP5PF gene encoding ATP synthase-coupling factor 6, mitochondrial isoform X3, with amino-acid sequence MVLQHLFRLSSVFRSTISVHLRRNIGLTAIAFNKAKELDPIQKLFVDKIRDYRTKSQASGGTVDAGPEYQKDLTEDINKLQRLYGGGDLEKFPEFRFEDEDDDQHEKNPIEYHRYESQEPNRDYKRRKEDVIFTDKST; translated from the exons ATGGTTCTTCAACACCTCTTCCGCCTGTCCTCTGTCTTCCGCTCTACAATCTCTGTTCATCTGCGAAGAAACATCGGACTGACGGCCATAGCTTTCAACAAGGCTAAGGAGCTCGACCCCATTCAGAAACTCTTTGTGGATAAGATCAGGGATTATAGGACAAAGAGCCA GGCAAGTGGAGGCACAGTTGATGCTGGCCCTGAATATCAGAAGGACCTTACCGAAGACATCAACAAACTGCAGAGGTTATATGGTGGAGGAGACCTGGAGAAGTTCCCAGAATTCAGGTTTGAAG ATGAAGATGACGACCAAcatgaaaaaaatcccattgagTATCACCGCTATGAGAGCCAGGAACCAAACAGGGACtacaaaagaaggaaagaagacgttATTTTCACTGATAAGAGCACAT
- the ATP5PF gene encoding ATP synthase-coupling factor 6, mitochondrial isoform X4 — protein sequence MVLQHLFRLSSVFRSTISVHLRRNIGLTAIAFNKAKELDPIQKLFVDKIRDYRTKSQASGGTVDAGPEYQKDLTEDINKLQRLYGGGDLEKFPEFRFEEPKLDEVPK from the exons ATGGTTCTTCAACACCTCTTCCGCCTGTCCTCTGTCTTCCGCTCTACAATCTCTGTTCATCTGCGAAGAAACATCGGACTGACGGCCATAGCTTTCAACAAGGCTAAGGAGCTCGACCCCATTCAGAAACTCTTTGTGGATAAGATCAGGGATTATAGGACAAAGAGCCA GGCAAGTGGAGGCACAGTTGATGCTGGCCCTGAATATCAGAAGGACCTTACCGAAGACATCAACAAACTGCAGAGGTTATATGGTGGAGGAGACCTGGAGAAGTTCCCAGAATTCAGGTTTGAAG AACCAAAACTTGATGAAGTTCCGAAGTAA